One genomic region from Yersinia canariae encodes:
- the rnhB gene encoding ribonuclease HII: MTDIFIYPQANLIAGVDEVGRGPLVGAVVTAAVILDPKRPIVGLADSKKLSEKRRLSLYDEITDKALSWSLGRAEPEEIDHLNILHATMLAMQRAVAGLHITPDYVLIDGNRCPKLPMPSLAVVKGDSRVAEISAASILAKVTRDREMTELDLHFPEYGFAQHKGYPTAIHLEKLATFGATEHHRRSFGPVKRVLGLV, encoded by the coding sequence ATGACAGATATCTTTATTTATCCACAGGCAAATCTGATTGCGGGTGTGGATGAAGTGGGGCGTGGCCCTTTAGTGGGAGCGGTTGTCACTGCGGCGGTTATTCTCGATCCTAAACGGCCAATAGTGGGTTTAGCCGACTCCAAAAAACTGAGCGAAAAGCGTCGTTTGTCACTTTATGACGAAATTACGGACAAGGCCTTATCATGGAGCCTTGGGCGCGCTGAACCTGAAGAGATTGACCATCTTAATATCTTGCACGCGACTATGCTGGCAATGCAAAGAGCGGTAGCCGGGCTACATATTACTCCCGATTATGTCTTGATTGACGGCAACCGTTGCCCAAAACTCCCTATGCCGTCATTGGCTGTAGTGAAAGGTGACAGTCGAGTCGCGGAGATCAGTGCCGCTTCAATTCTGGCCAAAGTAACGCGTGATCGTGAAATGACTGAGCTAGATCTCCATTTCCCTGAATATGGTTTCGCACAACACAAAGGTTATCCAACTGCCATCCACCTAGAAAAATTGGCAACTTTTGGGGCAACTGAGCATCACCGCCGTAGTTTTGGCCCAGTCAAGCGCGTGTTGGGTCTGGTGTAA
- a CDS encoding lysine decarboxylase LdcC, translating into MNIIAIMGPMGVYYKDEPIRELNDALLARGFQLVYPKSRSDLLKLIEHNERIIGVIFDWDQHSTELCAEINELNEYLPLYAFINTTSSLDVSLNEMRMALYFFEYTLNAAEDIAQHIEQYTAEYMDSITPPLTKALFNYVKEGKYTFCTPGHMAGTAFQKSPVGSLFHDFFGANTLKADISISVTELGSLLDHTGPHLEAEEYIARTFNAEQSYMVTNGTSTANKIIGMYSSPAGSTVLIDRNCHKSLTHLLMMSDIIPLYLCPLRNAYGILGGIPQHEFTKESITAKVAQTSNASWPVHAVITNSTYDGLLYNTDYIKQTLDVPSIHFDSAWVPYTNFHEIYEGKSGMSGERIAGKVFYETQSTHKLLAAFSQASMIHIKGDYNESTFNEAYMMHTTTSPNYGIVASMETAAAMMRGNPGRRMILRSIERAMHFRKEVRRLRSESDNWFFDVWQPEDIDEITCWPLQPGQKWHGFSHADANHMYLDPIKVTILMPGMSSEGGLEDEGIPAALVAKFLDERGIVVEKTGPYNLLFLFTIGIDKTKAMSLLRGLTDFKRAFDLNLRVKNMLPDLFAEDPDFYRHMRIQDLATGIHKMIRRHDLPRLMRQSFNVLPEMKLTPYNMFQQQIRGNIVACDMADLIGKVVANMILPYPPGVPLVMPGEMITEESRAVLDFLLMLCAIGAHYPGFETDIHGATRDDDGRYWVNVLNINE; encoded by the coding sequence ATGAATATCATCGCAATCATGGGGCCAATGGGGGTTTACTATAAAGATGAACCCATACGAGAGTTGAATGATGCTCTGCTCGCCAGAGGTTTTCAGCTAGTTTATCCTAAGAGCCGTAGTGATCTGCTCAAACTTATTGAGCATAACGAGCGAATTATTGGTGTTATCTTTGATTGGGACCAGCACAGCACAGAGCTTTGCGCTGAGATTAATGAGCTAAACGAATATCTTCCACTTTACGCATTTATTAATACAACGTCGTCATTGGACGTTAGTTTGAATGAAATGCGCATGGCACTTTATTTCTTTGAATATACTCTGAATGCTGCTGAAGATATTGCGCAACATATTGAACAATATACGGCAGAGTATATGGATAGCATTACTCCGCCTTTAACCAAAGCTTTATTCAATTACGTCAAAGAAGGTAAGTATACTTTTTGTACACCCGGACATATGGCGGGAACGGCTTTTCAAAAAAGTCCCGTTGGAAGTTTGTTCCATGACTTCTTTGGTGCGAATACTCTCAAAGCAGATATTTCAATATCCGTCACTGAACTTGGCTCATTACTCGATCACACCGGGCCACATCTGGAGGCTGAGGAATATATTGCCCGTACTTTCAATGCCGAACAGAGTTATATGGTGACGAATGGCACGTCAACGGCAAACAAAATTATTGGCATGTATTCATCCCCCGCGGGAAGTACAGTACTGATTGACCGCAATTGCCATAAGTCTCTGACGCACCTTTTGATGATGAGCGATATTATTCCTCTCTATTTGTGCCCACTGCGTAATGCTTATGGCATTTTAGGCGGAATCCCGCAGCATGAATTTACCAAGGAATCTATTACGGCAAAAGTTGCGCAGACGAGCAATGCCAGTTGGCCGGTGCATGCGGTAATAACTAATTCTACCTATGATGGTTTACTCTATAATACTGATTATATTAAGCAGACATTAGATGTACCTTCCATTCACTTTGATTCCGCCTGGGTTCCTTATACTAACTTTCATGAAATTTATGAGGGTAAGAGTGGCATGAGTGGTGAGCGAATTGCGGGGAAAGTATTCTATGAAACGCAATCAACACATAAATTATTGGCCGCATTCTCTCAAGCATCCATGATTCATATTAAAGGTGATTACAATGAAAGCACTTTTAATGAAGCTTATATGATGCATACCACCACCTCACCCAATTATGGGATTGTTGCTTCGATGGAAACAGCGGCTGCAATGATGCGGGGTAACCCTGGTCGCCGAATGATCTTGCGCTCTATTGAGCGAGCTATGCATTTTCGCAAAGAAGTCCGCCGACTACGTTCAGAGAGTGATAATTGGTTCTTTGATGTTTGGCAGCCGGAAGATATCGACGAAATAACCTGTTGGCCACTACAACCTGGGCAAAAATGGCATGGTTTTAGCCATGCAGATGCTAATCATATGTATCTTGATCCGATAAAAGTAACTATTTTGATGCCGGGAATGAGCAGTGAAGGGGGGCTTGAAGATGAAGGGATCCCTGCGGCACTGGTCGCAAAGTTTTTGGATGAACGCGGGATCGTGGTTGAGAAAACCGGGCCTTATAATTTGCTGTTTTTATTCACTATTGGTATTGATAAAACCAAGGCAATGAGTTTATTGCGTGGCCTGACTGACTTTAAACGTGCTTTTGATCTTAATTTGCGAGTTAAAAATATGCTGCCGGATCTGTTTGCTGAAGATCCGGATTTTTACCGCCATATGCGCATTCAGGATCTGGCTACGGGTATCCATAAAATGATCCGTCGGCATGATTTACCTCGTCTGATGCGCCAGTCATTTAATGTGTTGCCTGAGATGAAACTCACGCCATATAACATGTTTCAGCAGCAGATCCGCGGTAATATAGTTGCTTGTGATATGGCTGATCTGATTGGCAAGGTGGTCGCCAATATGATTTTACCTTATCCGCCGGGTGTTCCATTGGTGATGCCAGGGGAAATGATCACCGAAGAGAGCCGCGCAGTATTGGATTTCCTCCTAATGCTTTGTGCTATTGGCGCACATTACCCTGGATTTGAAACCGATATACACGGTGCCACGCGCGATGATGATGGGCGTTACTGGGTCAATGTTCTCAATATAAATGAATGA
- the lpxD gene encoding UDP-3-O-(3-hydroxymyristoyl)glucosamine N-acyltransferase translates to MPSIRLADLAQQLDAQVHGDGDLVITGIASMHSAEPSQITFLSNSRYQEQLATCNASAVVLTEADLPFCKSAALVVKNPYLTYARMAQIMDTTPQPAQDIAPSAVISPQAIVGENVSVGANAVIESGVVLGDNVVIGAGCFIGKNTHIGAGSRLWANVSVYHEVVIGQNCLIQSGTVIGADGFGYANDRGNWIKIPQLGSVHIGDRVEIGACTTIDRGALDNTIIGNGVIIDNQCQIAHNVVIGDNTAVAGGVIMAGSLKVGRYCMIGGASVINGHMEICDKVTITGMGMVMRPITEPGLYSSGIPLQPNKVWRKTAALVMNIDGINKRLKAIERKIDKE, encoded by the coding sequence ATGCCTTCAATTCGACTGGCTGATTTAGCCCAGCAGTTGGATGCACAGGTGCACGGTGATGGCGATCTCGTCATCACCGGCATCGCTTCTATGCATTCTGCCGAGCCTTCGCAAATCACGTTTTTGTCAAACAGCCGTTATCAGGAACAACTCGCGACTTGTAATGCAAGTGCAGTTGTATTGACTGAGGCTGACTTACCTTTTTGTAAATCTGCGGCCTTGGTGGTTAAAAACCCTTATTTAACCTATGCGCGCATGGCGCAGATAATGGATACCACACCTCAACCCGCGCAGGATATTGCCCCAAGTGCGGTGATTTCTCCGCAGGCGATAGTGGGAGAGAACGTTTCTGTCGGTGCAAATGCAGTAATAGAGTCCGGCGTTGTGCTGGGCGATAATGTGGTTATCGGTGCTGGCTGTTTTATCGGTAAGAATACTCATATTGGTGCTGGTAGCCGTTTGTGGGCCAATGTTTCCGTTTATCATGAAGTTGTAATTGGGCAAAACTGCCTGATTCAATCCGGTACGGTCATTGGTGCAGATGGTTTTGGCTATGCAAATGATCGCGGTAACTGGATAAAAATACCACAGCTTGGTTCTGTACATATTGGCGATCGGGTTGAGATTGGTGCCTGTACAACAATTGACCGTGGTGCGTTGGATAATACGATTATTGGGAATGGCGTCATCATTGATAATCAATGTCAGATTGCACATAACGTTGTGATTGGCGACAATACCGCAGTTGCAGGTGGTGTTATCATGGCTGGTAGCCTCAAAGTTGGGCGCTACTGTATGATTGGCGGTGCCAGTGTGATCAATGGTCATATGGAGATTTGTGACAAAGTCACAATTACCGGGATGGGAATGGTGATGCGTCCAATCACTGAACCTGGGTTATACTCCTCCGGTATTCCGCTACAACCCAATAAAGTTTGGCGTAAAACAGCTGCTTTAGTGATGAATATTGATGGAATTAATAAACGCTTAAAAGCTATTGAGCGCAAAATCGATAAAGAATAA
- the lpxA gene encoding acyl-ACP--UDP-N-acetylglucosamine O-acyltransferase, whose amino-acid sequence MIDKTAVIHPSSIVEEGAIIGAGVHIGPFCFVGSQVEIGAGTELKSHVVVNGITKIGCDNQIYQFASIGEANQDLKYAGEPTRVEIGDRNRIRESVSIHRGTVQGGGLTKVGSDNLLMINAHIAHDCIIGNRCILANNATLGGHVEIDDFAIIGGMTAVHQFCVIGAHVMVGGCSGVAQDVPPFVIAQGNHATPFGINIEGLKRRGFDKESLHAIRNAYKLLYRSGRTLDEVKPEIAELAEQHPAVQAFSDFFARSTRGIIR is encoded by the coding sequence GTGATTGACAAAACCGCCGTTATCCATCCAAGTTCTATCGTCGAAGAAGGTGCAATTATTGGCGCTGGTGTTCATATTGGCCCCTTTTGCTTTGTCGGATCCCAGGTGGAAATCGGCGCTGGCACGGAACTGAAATCCCATGTCGTCGTTAATGGAATAACAAAAATCGGCTGTGATAATCAGATTTATCAATTTGCTTCGATTGGTGAAGCAAATCAGGATCTGAAATATGCTGGCGAACCTACTCGCGTTGAGATTGGTGACCGTAACCGTATCCGTGAAAGCGTTTCTATCCACCGTGGCACAGTGCAAGGTGGGGGGTTAACGAAAGTAGGTAGCGATAATTTACTGATGATCAACGCCCACATAGCCCATGACTGTATCATCGGCAATCGTTGTATTCTTGCGAATAATGCAACGTTGGGTGGTCATGTAGAAATTGACGATTTTGCCATTATTGGCGGTATGACAGCGGTTCACCAATTTTGCGTGATTGGTGCGCATGTGATGGTGGGCGGCTGTTCTGGGGTTGCTCAAGATGTGCCTCCTTTTGTCATCGCTCAAGGTAACCATGCGACACCATTTGGTATCAATATCGAAGGGTTGAAGCGCCGTGGTTTCGACAAAGAATCACTCCATGCTATCCGTAATGCATACAAATTATTGTATCGTAGTGGTCGGACACTGGATGAAGTAAAACCTGAAATTGCCGAATTGGCGGAGCAACATCCGGCAGTCCAAGCATTCAGTGATTTCTTTGCTCGCTCGACTCGCGGCATTATTCGCTGA
- the dnaE gene encoding DNA polymerase III subunit alpha, with translation MAEPRFVHLRVHSDYSMIDGLAKIGPLVKRAAALGMPALAITDFTNLCGLVKFYGSAHGAGVKPIIGADFYVQSEILGDELAHLTVLARNNEGYQNLTLLISEAYQRGYGAAGPIIDRDWLIKHKEGLILLSGGRMGDVGKFILRGNHTQVDQCLEFYQEHFPDSYYLELIRTGRPDEENYLHAAVALATERGLPVVATNDVRFIDESDFDAHEIRVAIHDGFTLVDPKRPKNYSPQQFMRDEEQMCELFADIPEALANSVEIAKRCNVTIRLGEYFLPQFPTGDMSTEDFLVEKSKQGLEERLELLFPDSEIRAQKRPAYDERLEIELKVINQMGFPGYFLIVMEFIQWSKDNGVPVGPGRGSGAGSLVAYALKITDLDPLAFDLLFERFLNPERVSMPDFDVDFCMEKRDLVIEHVADMYGRDAVSQIITFGTMAAKAVIRDVGRVLGHPYGFVDRISKLVPLDPGMTLEKAFAAEPQLPEIYEADEEVRALIDMARKLEGVTRNAGKHAGGVVIAPTKITDFAPLYCDAEGNNPVTQFDKNDVEYAGLVKFDFLGLRTLTIINWALEMINARRAKTGLEPIDIAFIPLDDKKSFDMLQRSETTAVFQLESRGMKDLIKRLKPDCFEDMIALVALFRPGPLQSGMVDNFIDRKHGREAISYPDIEWQHESLKPVLEPTYGIILYQEQVMQIAQVLSGYSLGGADMLRRAMGKKNPAEMAKQRSVFEDGAKSQGVDGELAIKIFDLVEKFAGYGFNKSHSAAYALVSYQTLWLKAHYPAEFMAAVMTADMDNTDKVVGLVDECWRMGLKILPPDINSGLYHFHVNDEGEIVYGIGAIKGVGEGPIEAMLEARKEGGYFKELFDLCARVDTKKLNRRILEKLIMSGAFDRLGPHRAALMSSLGEALKAADQHAKAEAIGQVDMFGVLADAPEQVEQSYANVPPWQEQIVLDGERETLGLYLTGHPITQYLKEIERYAGGLRLKDMHPTDRGKMTMAAGLVIAARVMVTKRGNRIGICTLDDRSGRLEVMLFTDALEKYQHLLEKDRILIATGQVSFDDFSGGLKMTARELMDISEAREKYARGLAISLTDRQIDDQLLNRLRQSLEPHRAGTIPVHLYYQREDARARLRFGATWRVTPTDRLLIDLRTLVGNEQVELEFD, from the coding sequence ATGGCCGAACCTCGTTTTGTCCACCTACGTGTTCACAGCGATTATTCCATGATCGATGGATTAGCCAAGATTGGGCCCTTGGTGAAGAGAGCTGCCGCATTAGGCATGCCCGCTCTGGCCATTACCGATTTTACTAACCTGTGCGGTTTGGTAAAATTTTACGGTAGCGCTCATGGTGCTGGGGTCAAACCCATCATTGGCGCAGATTTCTATGTGCAAAGTGAAATCTTGGGTGATGAATTAGCTCACCTGACTGTCCTGGCTCGCAATAATGAAGGTTATCAAAACCTTACTTTACTTATATCTGAAGCTTATCAACGCGGATATGGTGCTGCTGGCCCTATCATTGACCGTGACTGGCTGATTAAACATAAAGAAGGGCTGATTCTGCTATCCGGTGGTCGGATGGGGGATGTTGGCAAGTTTATTCTGCGTGGTAATCATACTCAGGTTGATCAGTGTCTTGAATTTTATCAAGAACATTTCCCTGACAGTTATTATCTAGAATTGATTCGCACCGGTCGGCCGGATGAAGAAAACTATCTGCATGCCGCTGTAGCATTGGCAACCGAACGGGGTTTGCCCGTGGTGGCGACCAATGATGTGCGTTTTATTGATGAATCAGATTTTGATGCCCACGAGATTCGTGTTGCCATTCACGACGGTTTTACACTTGTTGACCCTAAGCGGCCTAAAAATTATAGCCCTCAGCAGTTTATGCGTGATGAAGAGCAGATGTGTGAGCTGTTCGCGGATATTCCTGAGGCACTGGCCAACAGTGTTGAAATCGCCAAACGTTGTAATGTGACTATCCGGCTTGGGGAATATTTCCTACCGCAATTCCCAACCGGGGATATGAGCACCGAAGATTTCCTGGTTGAAAAGTCTAAACAAGGTTTAGAAGAGCGACTGGAACTGTTATTCCCTGATTCTGAAATCCGGGCGCAAAAACGGCCAGCCTATGATGAACGTCTGGAAATAGAACTAAAAGTTATCAACCAGATGGGCTTCCCGGGCTACTTCTTGATAGTAATGGAATTTATCCAGTGGTCAAAAGATAACGGGGTGCCGGTAGGACCAGGGCGTGGTTCTGGTGCAGGTTCTCTGGTTGCTTACGCACTGAAGATTACCGATCTTGATCCGCTGGCATTTGATCTGCTGTTTGAACGTTTTCTAAACCCAGAACGTGTATCAATGCCCGACTTCGACGTCGACTTTTGCATGGAGAAGCGCGATCTGGTGATTGAACACGTTGCGGATATGTATGGTCGTGATGCGGTTTCTCAGATAATTACCTTTGGGACTATGGCGGCCAAAGCGGTTATCCGCGACGTGGGTCGTGTCTTGGGTCACCCCTACGGTTTTGTCGATCGGATTTCGAAATTAGTCCCGCTAGATCCCGGTATGACGCTGGAGAAAGCTTTCGCTGCGGAACCGCAACTGCCTGAAATCTATGAGGCAGATGAAGAGGTCAGGGCGCTAATTGATATGGCGCGCAAGTTGGAAGGGGTAACACGTAACGCCGGTAAACATGCCGGTGGGGTGGTTATCGCGCCAACAAAAATTACCGATTTCGCGCCGCTATACTGCGACGCGGAAGGCAATAACCCGGTTACCCAATTCGATAAGAATGATGTGGAATATGCCGGGCTGGTAAAGTTCGACTTCCTTGGTTTGCGAACACTTACTATCATTAACTGGGCGTTAGAAATGATAAACGCTCGGCGCGCGAAAACCGGATTAGAGCCGATTGATATTGCGTTTATTCCGCTGGATGATAAAAAAAGCTTCGATATGCTGCAACGTTCTGAAACGACAGCAGTATTCCAGCTTGAATCCAGAGGTATGAAAGACCTTATCAAGCGGCTGAAACCTGACTGCTTCGAAGATATGATTGCATTGGTGGCGCTGTTCCGCCCAGGCCCGTTGCAATCGGGGATGGTTGATAACTTTATTGACCGTAAACACGGCCGTGAAGCGATATCTTATCCTGATATTGAATGGCAGCATGAATCTCTAAAACCGGTGCTTGAGCCAACTTATGGCATCATCTTGTATCAAGAACAGGTTATGCAGATTGCTCAGGTTCTGTCTGGTTATTCACTCGGCGGCGCGGATATGTTGCGGCGTGCGATGGGTAAGAAGAACCCGGCAGAGATGGCAAAACAGCGCTCTGTATTTGAAGATGGTGCGAAAAGCCAAGGTGTTGACGGTGAATTGGCGATTAAGATTTTTGACCTGGTAGAGAAATTTGCTGGTTACGGTTTTAACAAGTCACACTCCGCAGCTTATGCTTTAGTCTCTTACCAAACTTTGTGGTTGAAAGCACATTACCCGGCTGAGTTTATGGCGGCGGTAATGACGGCCGATATGGACAACACCGATAAAGTGGTTGGGCTGGTTGATGAATGCTGGCGTATGGGGCTGAAAATTCTGCCTCCTGATATCAACAGCGGCCTGTATCATTTCCATGTAAATGATGAAGGTGAAATTGTTTATGGTATCGGCGCCATCAAGGGTGTTGGCGAAGGGCCGATTGAGGCCATGCTGGAAGCCCGTAAAGAGGGCGGCTATTTCAAAGAGTTATTTGATTTATGTGCCAGAGTTGATACTAAAAAACTCAATCGTCGGATTTTAGAAAAGCTTATTATGTCCGGTGCCTTTGACCGTTTGGGGCCGCACCGTGCCGCATTAATGAGCTCGTTAGGTGAAGCATTAAAAGCAGCAGACCAACATGCCAAAGCAGAAGCTATTGGTCAGGTTGATATGTTTGGTGTATTGGCAGATGCACCTGAGCAGGTTGAGCAATCTTATGCTAATGTGCCGCCGTGGCAGGAGCAGATTGTTTTAGATGGTGAGCGGGAAACGCTGGGGTTGTACCTGACTGGCCACCCAATTACCCAGTATCTGAAGGAAATAGAACGCTATGCCGGTGGGCTGCGTTTGAAAGATATGCACCCGACGGATCGGGGCAAAATGACCATGGCTGCGGGATTAGTTATCGCTGCAAGGGTTATGGTGACAAAACGCGGAAATCGTATTGGCATTTGTACGTTAGATGACCGTTCTGGGCGTCTTGAGGTCATGCTATTCACCGATGCGTTGGAAAAATATCAGCATTTGTTGGAAAAAGACCGTATCCTGATAGCCACTGGACAGGTCAGCTTTGATGACTTTAGTGGTGGACTTAAAATGACCGCCCGTGAGTTAATGGACATCAGTGAAGCTCGTGAAAAATATGCCCGTGGGCTTGCTATATCGCTGACCGACAGGCAAATTGATGACCAGCTTTTGAACCGTCTCCGTCAGTCGTTGGAACCCCATCGAGCGGGGACGATCCCAGTGCATCTTTATTACCAACGGGAAGATGCTCGCGCCCGGCTGCGGTTTGGAGCCACATGGCGCGTGACGCCCACCGATCGCTTATTGATAGATTTGCGAACGTTGGTAGGTAATGAGCAGGTGGAACTGGAATTTGACTAA
- the accA gene encoding acetyl-CoA carboxylase carboxyl transferase subunit alpha, protein MSLNFLDFEQPIAELEAKIDSLTAVSRQDEKLDINLDEEVQRLREKSVELTRKIFSDLGAWQIAQLARHPRRPYTLDYIANIFTDFEELAGDRAYADDKAIVGGIARLDGRPVMIIGHQKGRETKEKIRRNFGMPAPEGYRKALRLMEMAERFKLPIITFIDTPGAYPGVGAEERGQSEAIARNLREMSRLNVPIVCTVIGEGGSGGALAIGVGDKVNMLQYSTYSVISPEGCASILWKSADKAPLAAEAMGITAHRLKELKMIDSVIPEPLGGAHRDYLAIAASLKAQLLADLSDLDVLNNEELLNRRYQRLMNYGYC, encoded by the coding sequence ATGAGTCTGAATTTTCTTGATTTTGAACAGCCGATTGCAGAGCTGGAAGCGAAAATTGACTCGCTGACCGCAGTCAGCCGTCAAGACGAAAAATTAGATATTAATCTGGACGAAGAGGTTCAGCGTCTACGTGAGAAAAGTGTCGAGCTGACGCGGAAGATATTCTCGGATCTCGGTGCATGGCAAATTGCCCAATTGGCACGCCATCCTCGTCGCCCTTATACCCTGGATTATATCGCTAATATCTTTACCGATTTCGAAGAACTGGCAGGTGATCGCGCCTATGCCGATGATAAAGCTATCGTCGGTGGTATTGCTCGTCTGGATGGCCGCCCGGTGATGATCATTGGTCATCAAAAAGGCCGTGAAACCAAAGAAAAGATTCGTCGCAACTTTGGCATGCCAGCACCAGAAGGTTATCGTAAAGCATTGCGTCTAATGGAAATGGCTGAGCGCTTTAAGCTCCCAATCATTACTTTCATTGATACGCCGGGGGCTTATCCTGGTGTCGGCGCTGAAGAGCGTGGTCAATCTGAAGCCATTGCACGCAACCTGCGTGAGATGTCTCGCCTGAATGTACCTATCGTTTGTACCGTCATTGGTGAGGGTGGTTCTGGTGGTGCATTGGCAATTGGTGTTGGCGATAAAGTGAATATGTTGCAATACAGCACTTATTCCGTTATCTCACCAGAAGGCTGTGCTTCAATTTTGTGGAAAAGTGCTGATAAAGCACCGTTAGCCGCAGAAGCCATGGGTATTACAGCGCATCGTTTGAAAGAACTGAAAATGATCGATTCGGTGATCCCTGAGCCTTTAGGTGGCGCGCATCGTGATTATTTAGCGATTGCGGCCTCACTCAAAGCACAACTTCTGGCTGATCTCAGTGATCTGGATGTTCTGAATAACGAAGAGTTATTAAATCGTCGTTATCAGCGTCTGATGAATTATGGTTATTGTTGA
- the fabZ gene encoding 3-hydroxyacyl-ACP dehydratase FabZ: MTTDTHTLHIEEILDLLPHRFPFLLVDRVLDFEEGKFLRAVKNVSFNEPFFQGHFPGKPIFPGVLILEAMAQATGILAFKSRGKLEPGELYYFAGIDEARFKRPVVPGDQMIMEVEFVKERRGLTRFTGVAKVDGEIVCTATMMCARSKPATAVVAKPEVKES; encoded by the coding sequence TTGACTACTGACACTCATACTCTGCACATTGAAGAGATTTTGGATCTACTCCCGCACCGCTTTCCATTTTTGCTGGTAGATCGCGTCCTCGATTTTGAGGAAGGAAAATTTCTGCGTGCAGTGAAGAACGTCTCTTTCAACGAGCCATTTTTCCAAGGCCATTTCCCTGGCAAGCCAATATTCCCTGGCGTGCTGATATTAGAAGCGATGGCTCAGGCTACCGGGATTTTGGCGTTTAAGAGCCGTGGCAAACTTGAGCCAGGTGAGCTTTATTATTTTGCTGGTATTGATGAAGCACGCTTTAAACGTCCGGTAGTGCCTGGCGATCAGATGATCATGGAAGTTGAGTTTGTCAAAGAACGCCGTGGTCTGACCCGTTTTACGGGTGTTGCAAAAGTCGATGGTGAAATCGTTTGTACAGCAACAATGATGTGTGCTCGTAGCAAACCAGCAACAGCAGTAGTTGCAAAACCTGAAGTTAAGGAGTCCTGA
- the lpxB gene encoding lipid-A-disaccharide synthase encodes MQNNPLPVDRPLSGGRPLTIGLVAGETSGDILGAGLIRALKAQVPDARFVGVAGPLMQAEGCEAWFEMEELAVMGVVEVLERLPRLLKIRKELTQRFSELSPDVFVGIDAPDFNITLEGRLKQRGIRTVHYVSPSVWAWRQKRVFKIGKATDMVLAFLPFEKAFYDRFNVPCRFIGHTMADAMPLTPDKLAAKVELGIAENTPCLALLPGSRHSEVEMLSDDFLRTAVILKQQLPDLAVLVPLVNSKRREQFERIKAEVAPELPVHLLDGKARVAMIAADATLLASGTAALECMLAKCPMVVGYRMKPFTFWLAERLVKTPYVSLPNLLAGEELVTELLQQECQPQKLADALLPLLQGGEAIEALKERFLILHQSIRCGADEQAAQAVLELAGR; translated from the coding sequence ATGCAAAATAACCCATTACCTGTTGATCGTCCGTTAAGCGGCGGACGTCCTTTAACTATCGGTTTAGTCGCTGGCGAAACATCTGGCGACATCTTAGGTGCAGGATTGATTCGTGCGCTGAAAGCTCAGGTTCCTGATGCCCGTTTTGTTGGTGTCGCCGGCCCCCTGATGCAAGCTGAAGGATGTGAAGCTTGGTTCGAGATGGAAGAATTGGCAGTGATGGGTGTTGTTGAAGTATTAGAACGTCTGCCACGTCTGCTAAAAATCCGAAAAGAGCTGACTCAACGCTTTAGTGAGCTCTCGCCGGATGTGTTTGTGGGTATCGATGCCCCAGATTTCAATATTACCCTCGAAGGGCGTTTGAAACAGCGTGGTATCCGAACTGTTCATTATGTCAGCCCATCCGTTTGGGCCTGGCGACAAAAGCGTGTTTTCAAAATTGGTAAAGCGACCGATATGGTGCTCGCCTTTCTTCCTTTTGAAAAAGCGTTTTACGATCGTTTCAATGTTCCCTGTCGTTTTATCGGCCATACCATGGCAGATGCCATGCCGCTCACTCCCGATAAGCTCGCGGCAAAAGTAGAGCTAGGCATTGCAGAAAATACACCTTGTTTGGCATTGCTACCGGGTAGTCGCCATTCTGAAGTCGAAATGCTCAGTGATGATTTTCTGCGCACAGCGGTTATTTTGAAGCAGCAACTGCCTGATTTAGCCGTGTTGGTCCCTCTTGTTAACAGCAAGCGGCGCGAGCAATTTGAGCGCATTAAAGCTGAGGTTGCACCTGAGCTACCGGTACATTTATTGGATGGCAAGGCCCGTGTGGCGATGATTGCTGCCGATGCAACGTTGCTGGCTTCAGGTACTGCTGCACTAGAATGCATGTTGGCCAAATGTCCCATGGTGGTTGGCTATCGCATGAAACCTTTCACATTCTGGTTAGCCGAAAGGCTGGTCAAAACCCCTTATGTCTCATTGCCTAATTTATTGGCTGGCGAAGAGCTCGTGACAGAGTTGTTGCAACAAGAGTGTCAACCACAGAAATTAGCCGATGCATTGTTGCCGCTATTACAAGGTGGTGAGGCGATTGAGGCCTTAAAAGAACGCTTCCTGATTTTACATCAGAGCATCCGCTGTGGTGCGGATGAACAGGCGGCACAGGCTGTATTGGAGTTAGCAGGACGATGA